One window of Rhizobium leguminosarum genomic DNA carries:
- a CDS encoding CYTH domain-containing protein, with product MAKEIERKFLVRSDGWRSAVETKSVLKQGYIASMDDRSVRVRILDDRKARLTIKIGRSTITRDEFEYDLPIADAKELLQNAIGIVIEKTRYRVPHEGFVWEVDVFAGEHRGLVIAEVEMTAETDDPALPAWLGREVTGDSRYSNQALATEYGHDRHGLSHSA from the coding sequence ATGGCGAAAGAGATCGAGCGGAAGTTTCTCGTACGCAGCGATGGATGGCGTTCCGCCGTCGAGACCAAGTCTGTCCTGAAGCAGGGTTATATCGCCTCGATGGACGATCGTTCCGTCCGCGTGCGCATCCTCGACGACAGGAAGGCGAGACTGACGATCAAGATCGGCCGCAGCACCATTACCCGCGACGAATTCGAATACGACCTCCCGATCGCTGATGCCAAAGAGCTGTTGCAGAACGCGATCGGTATCGTCATCGAGAAGACGCGCTACCGGGTTCCGCACGAAGGCTTCGTCTGGGAGGTCGATGTCTTTGCCGGCGAGCATCGCGGGCTGGTGATTGCCGAGGTGGAGATGACGGCGGAAACCGACGATCCGGCTCTGCCCGCCTGGCTCGGCCGCGAAGTGACCGGCGATTCCCGCTATTCCAACCAGGCCCTCGCCACAGAATATGGGCATGACAGGCATGGGCTATCGCATTCGGCCTGA
- a CDS encoding DUF1007 family protein, giving the protein MRYSTILMAALVSLAPAAALAHPHIFVEARLEVVADKDGNVEELRNVWRFDEVFSSSVVMDFDKNTDLKLEPNELAEVGKTVKQSLAEYDYYMNLTINGKNITVQKPDIIHVDYKDGQLLMFFAVKPVEKMPLKGRLTFGVYDPTLYTSIDFPTDNELAIVGDGFKACKHQVVRPDADQVISQNKQSLTDAFFNDPTGTNMSKLFATRLEVTC; this is encoded by the coding sequence ATGAGATATTCGACGATACTGATGGCCGCGCTTGTTTCGCTGGCGCCGGCCGCCGCCCTTGCCCATCCGCACATCTTCGTGGAGGCCCGCCTCGAGGTCGTCGCCGACAAGGATGGCAACGTCGAGGAACTGCGCAACGTCTGGCGCTTCGACGAAGTCTTCTCTTCCTCAGTGGTCATGGATTTCGACAAGAACACCGATCTGAAGCTGGAGCCGAACGAGCTCGCGGAGGTCGGAAAAACGGTAAAGCAGTCGCTTGCCGAATATGATTACTACATGAACCTGACGATCAACGGAAAGAACATCACCGTTCAGAAGCCCGACATCATCCATGTCGACTACAAGGACGGCCAGCTGCTGATGTTCTTCGCGGTCAAGCCGGTGGAGAAGATGCCGCTTAAGGGCAGGCTCACCTTCGGCGTCTACGACCCGACACTCTACACCTCGATCGACTTTCCCACCGACAACGAACTGGCAATCGTCGGCGACGGCTTCAAGGCCTGCAAACATCAGGTGGTCCGACCCGATGCCGACCAGGTGATCTCGCAGAACAAGCAGTCGCTGACGGACGCCTTCTTCAACGATCCCACCGGCACCAACATGTCCAAACTCTTCGCCACCCGGCTGGAGGTCACATGCTGA
- a CDS encoding 2-dehydro-3-deoxy-phosphogluconate aldolase — protein MGEKTEKLLSILKLQPVVPVLIVDDAKSAVSLARALVAGGLKAIEITMRTPAALEAVRAVAAEVEGAEVGAGTILNAAHWEAAVEAGSKFIVSPGTTQELLDAAADSDVPLLPGAATASEVMALREEGYQVLKFFPAEQAGGAALLKALSSPLAGTLFCPTGGISLKNAIDYLSLPNVICVGGSWVAPKELVAAGDWAGITRLAAEAAALKA, from the coding sequence ATGGGCGAGAAAACAGAGAAGCTCCTTTCCATCCTGAAACTCCAGCCTGTCGTTCCGGTCTTGATCGTCGACGATGCGAAGTCGGCCGTGTCGCTGGCCCGCGCGCTCGTTGCGGGCGGTCTGAAGGCGATCGAGATCACCATGCGCACGCCGGCGGCACTCGAGGCCGTACGCGCCGTCGCCGCCGAGGTCGAGGGCGCCGAAGTCGGCGCCGGCACGATCCTCAATGCCGCTCATTGGGAAGCCGCCGTCGAGGCCGGTTCGAAATTCATCGTCAGCCCCGGCACGACGCAGGAACTGCTTGATGCCGCTGCCGATTCCGATGTGCCGCTGCTTCCCGGCGCGGCGACCGCCAGCGAAGTCATGGCGTTGCGCGAAGAAGGCTACCAGGTGCTGAAATTCTTCCCGGCAGAGCAGGCCGGTGGCGCCGCTCTCCTCAAGGCGCTCTCCTCGCCGCTTGCCGGCACGCTGTTCTGCCCGACCGGCGGCATTTCGCTGAAGAATGCCATTGATTATCTCTCGCTGCCGAACGTCATCTGCGTCGGCGGCTCCTGGGTGGCGCCGAAGGAGCTGGTCGCAGCCGGCGACTGGGCGGGGATCACCAGGCTCGCGGCAGAAGCGGCGGCGCTGAAGGCCTGA
- a CDS encoding GNAT family N-acetyltransferase, protein MAAVLDSVRAFFAPTTFAIDAENPSDVVARETLLDRVMGTGRRKKSSEKIRRNRIPAEGLALVARDRDGHVIGSVRLWNIEAGVNDEGTPINALLLGPLAVAPHLGGKGIGSALMRAAILEAKKRGHGAVLLVGDAAYYERFGFFAEKARHLVMPGPFERSRFLGLELTEGWLDGAAGMIVPSGRLLAGAPVRRAA, encoded by the coding sequence ATGGCCGCTGTTCTTGATTCTGTCCGCGCATTCTTTGCGCCTACCACTTTTGCCATCGACGCCGAAAATCCTTCGGATGTCGTTGCCCGCGAGACCTTGCTCGACCGCGTCATGGGCACAGGCCGCCGCAAGAAGTCGTCGGAAAAGATCCGCCGCAACCGCATTCCGGCCGAGGGCCTGGCGCTGGTCGCGCGCGATCGCGACGGCCATGTCATCGGCTCGGTGCGGCTCTGGAACATCGAGGCCGGCGTCAATGACGAGGGCACGCCGATCAATGCGCTGCTGCTCGGTCCGCTCGCCGTTGCGCCCCATCTCGGCGGCAAGGGCATCGGTTCGGCGCTGATGCGCGCGGCGATCCTCGAAGCCAAGAAGCGCGGACATGGCGCCGTCCTGCTTGTCGGCGATGCTGCCTATTACGAGCGTTTCGGCTTTTTTGCCGAGAAGGCTCGCCATCTTGTCATGCCGGGTCCGTTCGAACGCTCGCGCTTTCTGGGGCTCGAACTCACGGAAGGCTGGCTCGACGGCGCGGCCGGCATGATCGTCCCCTCGGGGCGCCTGCTGGCTGGCGCGCCGGTTCGCCGCGCAGCCTAA
- a CDS encoding nickel/cobalt transporter gives MLTKRLPFIFSAAALALLAAASLVHAQSPLGIGTAEPSFQPTGGPLAPLLLYVNYEQQAFYRALTGALKGMRQDPWQLTSLIGLSFAYGVFHAAGPGHGKAVISSYMIANEIELKRGVVISFISAFVQGVMAVALVGGAWLVLRGTGITLTAATHAMEIASFIMVILFGGWLLFRKLRSMVANMPRRRLVATPAGPVSMMLDWKDNAAERQACAFNGKAQPVDAGHTFVPGMACETCGNAHVPDPALLAGDRFSAREAWSAIVAVGLRPCSGALLVMTFSLLNGLYLGGVLSVAAMSLGTAITVSLLATLAVTAKSAAVRLSGRGSTASIWIGNAIEILGAVLVMLMGALLLAASLQG, from the coding sequence ATGCTGACAAAACGCCTGCCCTTCATCTTTTCCGCCGCTGCCTTGGCGCTCCTGGCGGCGGCAAGCCTTGTCCATGCGCAATCGCCGCTCGGCATCGGCACGGCGGAGCCGAGCTTCCAGCCGACCGGCGGGCCGCTCGCACCGCTCTTGCTCTATGTGAACTATGAGCAGCAGGCCTTTTACCGAGCGCTGACCGGTGCGTTAAAGGGCATGCGCCAAGACCCATGGCAGTTGACCTCGCTGATTGGCCTCTCCTTCGCCTATGGCGTCTTCCATGCCGCGGGTCCCGGCCACGGCAAGGCGGTCATCTCCTCCTATATGATCGCCAACGAGATCGAGCTGAAGCGCGGCGTAGTGATTTCCTTCATTTCGGCCTTCGTCCAGGGCGTCATGGCAGTGGCGCTGGTCGGCGGCGCCTGGCTGGTGCTACGCGGCACCGGCATCACGTTGACGGCGGCGACCCATGCGATGGAGATCGCAAGCTTCATCATGGTCATCCTCTTCGGCGGCTGGCTGCTGTTTCGCAAACTGCGCTCGATGGTGGCCAACATGCCGCGCCGCCGTCTGGTGGCGACGCCTGCCGGTCCGGTCAGCATGATGCTCGACTGGAAGGACAATGCCGCCGAACGCCAGGCCTGTGCCTTCAACGGCAAGGCGCAGCCTGTCGACGCGGGCCATACCTTCGTTCCCGGCATGGCCTGCGAGACCTGCGGCAATGCCCATGTGCCTGATCCGGCCCTGCTCGCCGGCGACAGGTTCAGTGCTCGCGAGGCCTGGTCGGCAATCGTCGCCGTCGGTCTTCGCCCTTGCTCCGGCGCATTGCTGGTGATGACCTTCTCGCTGCTGAACGGGCTCTATCTCGGCGGCGTGCTGTCGGTCGCCGCCATGTCGCTCGGCACGGCGATTACCGTTTCCCTGCTTGCCACGCTTGCCGTCACCGCCAAGAGTGCTGCTGTGCGCCTCTCCGGGCGCGGCTCCACCGCCTCGATCTGGATCGGCAACGCCATCGAAATCCTCGGCGCCGTGCTCGTCATGCTGATGGGCGCCCTGCTGCTTGCGGCTTCGCTGCAGGGATAA
- a CDS encoding VOC family protein, with protein MTAENTAMPKLLGLYETHLTVADLQTSTDFYRDVVGPEPAASFEERKVAFLWVDDRKTGMLGLWETGTGPLKMRLHIAFRMTADGVLQAPALLRAKGVEPLGFTGEPVTESVVLGWMPALSIYFKDPDGHSIEFISILDDTPDRNFGVRPFSEWRAKA; from the coding sequence ATGACCGCCGAAAATACCGCGATGCCAAAGCTGCTGGGACTCTACGAGACCCATCTGACCGTTGCCGATCTCCAGACCTCCACCGATTTCTACCGCGATGTCGTCGGGCCCGAACCGGCGGCCTCGTTCGAGGAGCGCAAAGTCGCTTTCCTCTGGGTGGACGACAGGAAGACCGGCATGCTTGGCCTTTGGGAAACCGGAACCGGGCCCCTGAAGATGCGGCTGCATATCGCCTTCCGCATGACCGCCGACGGCGTGCTGCAGGCGCCCGCCCTCCTCAGGGCAAAGGGTGTGGAGCCACTCGGCTTTACTGGTGAACCGGTGACGGAGTCGGTGGTTCTCGGCTGGATGCCGGCGTTGTCTATCTATTTTAAGGATCCCGACGGACACTCGATCGAGTTCATCAGCATCCTCGACGACACTCCCGACCGAAACTTTGGCGTGCGGCCATTTTCCGAATGGCGAGCGAAAGCGTAA
- a CDS encoding LysR family transcriptional regulator, with protein sequence MDTLTRIRAFIDVVEAEGFSAAARRSGRSKALLSKYVRELEDELGALLLNRTTRQFSMTEAGHTYYRTASDILKEIDNLADLVRENNAQLKGRLRISVPRTFVDADVGQSLIDFAKENPDLSLEIAADDRFVDLIEEGFDVAIRITKLEDSGMIARKISDFRIHLCATPEFLERYPNIEHPTDISNVPFIVDTNARTQASIRFHNPDNTSFAVAVSGPIEVNSPHATLRAALTGIGIAFIPDFIARKPIESGELVTLFNDYIPTDRGIYAVYPHRRYLPAKVRIFVDYLNNWFKKHP encoded by the coding sequence ATGGATACCTTGACCCGCATACGTGCTTTCATCGATGTCGTCGAAGCCGAAGGCTTTTCCGCCGCCGCGCGGCGCAGCGGCCGCTCCAAGGCGCTGCTCTCCAAATATGTGCGCGAGTTGGAGGATGAGCTCGGCGCGCTGCTCCTCAACCGCACCACCCGGCAGTTCTCCATGACCGAGGCCGGCCATACCTATTACCGCACCGCCTCCGATATCCTCAAGGAGATCGACAACCTCGCCGATCTCGTGCGCGAAAACAATGCGCAACTCAAAGGACGGCTTCGCATCTCCGTGCCGCGCACCTTCGTCGATGCCGATGTCGGCCAGTCGCTGATCGATTTTGCCAAGGAGAATCCGGACCTTTCGCTGGAGATCGCCGCCGACGACCGCTTTGTCGATCTGATCGAGGAAGGCTTCGACGTGGCGATCCGCATCACCAAGCTCGAGGATTCCGGCATGATCGCCCGCAAGATCTCCGATTTCCGGATCCATCTCTGCGCCACGCCGGAATTTCTCGAACGCTATCCCAACATCGAGCATCCCACCGATATTTCCAACGTCCCTTTTATCGTCGATACCAATGCCCGCACCCAGGCGAGCATCCGCTTCCACAACCCCGACAACACCTCGTTCGCCGTCGCCGTTTCCGGGCCGATAGAAGTCAACAGTCCGCATGCGACATTGCGCGCCGCACTCACCGGCATCGGTATTGCCTTCATCCCTGATTTCATCGCTCGCAAGCCGATCGAGAGCGGTGAACTGGTCACACTGTTCAATGACTATATCCCGACCGACCGCGGCATCTATGCCGTTTATCCGCACCGCCGCTATCTGCCGGCCAAGGTGAGGATCTTCGTCGACTACCTCAACAACTGGTTCAAGAAACATCCGTAG
- a CDS encoding CHAD domain-containing protein gives MGYRIRPDADFTDEFRSVATEQLERAITVLEERPDGAHKAIHSFRKNLKRLRSLYRLVARKVPDFRSRENARLRDAAQSLSAIRDAAALIGTAQYLQHAARGNEESEALGRIVTVLEGRRDWMAEAESGLERRLAETSDVLKEAIAALDAVSFDGSHRKTARMMAKSWRRTAGKAKAALAACHGEASADDFHDLRKRTYDYQLYHGLLRDVWPGAMKAKRDAAKELAEDLGHIHDLAVLSELVEAEPQLFTRNDDLAHLLDAIIFRQQEDRRQALVKAETVFADEPDEEAQRIELLWLTAGS, from the coding sequence ATGGGCTATCGCATTCGGCCTGACGCCGATTTTACCGACGAGTTCCGCAGCGTCGCGACCGAGCAATTGGAACGCGCCATCACGGTTCTTGAGGAGCGGCCGGACGGCGCACATAAGGCGATCCATTCCTTCCGCAAAAATCTGAAACGATTGCGTTCGCTCTACCGCCTCGTGGCCCGCAAGGTGCCGGATTTTCGGAGCCGCGAAAACGCCAGGCTGCGCGATGCCGCGCAGTCGCTGTCTGCGATCCGCGACGCTGCCGCCCTCATCGGCACGGCGCAATATCTGCAGCATGCAGCACGCGGGAACGAGGAGAGTGAGGCGCTCGGCCGCATCGTCACGGTTCTCGAAGGACGACGTGACTGGATGGCGGAAGCCGAAAGCGGCCTTGAACGTCGACTGGCGGAAACCTCGGACGTTCTGAAGGAGGCGATCGCCGCCTTGGATGCAGTCTCCTTCGATGGCAGCCACCGCAAGACTGCCCGCATGATGGCAAAGAGTTGGCGCCGCACCGCTGGGAAGGCCAAGGCAGCACTTGCGGCCTGCCACGGCGAGGCATCGGCCGACGATTTCCACGATTTGCGCAAACGCACCTACGACTATCAGCTTTATCACGGCCTTTTGCGCGACGTCTGGCCCGGCGCGATGAAGGCCAAGCGTGATGCGGCCAAGGAACTTGCCGAGGATCTCGGCCACATCCACGATCTTGCCGTGCTCTCCGAACTGGTCGAGGCCGAGCCCCAGCTCTTCACCCGCAATGACGACCTGGCCCATCTGCTCGACGCCATCATCTTCCGCCAGCAGGAAGACCGGCGGCAAGCGCTTGTCAAAGCCGAAACCGTCTTCGCCGACGAGCCCGACGAGGAAGCGCAGCGCATCGAGCTTCTCTGGTTGACGGCCGGGAGTTGA
- a CDS encoding tellurite resistance TerB family protein, protein MFDAKKLLDQFLGSQVPGLGGSVRDRAGDAAQTARNNPLATGAIAAALLGTKTGRGIAGNALAIGGLAAIAGLGYQAYKNYQAGQAPAAPSDAPSANNPVLLPPPVESGFGPTSPAGSNEFVLVLIRAMIAAAKADGHIDDAERALIMDKVKAADVSGEAAAFIERELASPTDIDALVAAATTEEQRVELYTASRLTIEPDSRAERGYLDLLAGRLGLADQLVDHIEATVSSAKVTLSQ, encoded by the coding sequence ATGTTCGACGCAAAGAAGCTTCTCGACCAGTTTTTGGGTTCGCAGGTGCCGGGTCTCGGCGGTTCGGTCCGCGACAGGGCGGGTGACGCGGCCCAGACGGCCAGGAACAATCCGCTGGCGACAGGCGCGATCGCCGCCGCGCTTCTCGGCACCAAGACAGGCCGGGGTATTGCCGGCAATGCACTGGCGATCGGCGGTCTTGCCGCCATTGCTGGCCTTGGCTACCAGGCCTACAAAAATTATCAGGCGGGGCAAGCGCCGGCGGCCCCCTCGGATGCACCCTCGGCAAACAATCCGGTTCTGCTGCCGCCGCCTGTCGAATCCGGTTTCGGGCCGACGTCGCCTGCCGGCAGCAACGAATTCGTGCTGGTGCTGATCCGCGCGATGATCGCCGCCGCCAAGGCCGACGGCCATATCGACGATGCCGAACGCGCCCTCATCATGGACAAGGTCAAGGCCGCCGATGTCAGCGGCGAAGCTGCCGCCTTCATCGAGCGCGAACTCGCTTCACCGACCGATATTGATGCGTTGGTCGCCGCCGCAACGACGGAAGAACAGCGCGTCGAACTCTACACCGCCTCGCGGCTCACCATCGAGCCGGATTCGCGCGCCGAGCGCGGTTATCTCGATCTGCTTGCCGGCAGGCTCGGCCTTGCCGACCAATTGGTCGATCATATCGAGGCGACGGTGTCCTCCGCGAAAGTTACCTTGTCCCAGTGA
- the odc2 gene encoding ornithine/lysine decarboxylase translates to MTTQRIRDFLATRRPDGPCLVVDLDVVRDNFHAFRHAMPDSAIYYAVKANPAPEVLKLLAGLGSNFDCASVAEIEMALEAGATAARISFGNTIKKERDVARAHALGVSLFAVDSHEEVEKISRAAPGARVFCRVLTDGEGAEWPLSRKFGCVPQMAVDVLVYAHQLGLQSYGVSFHVGSQMTKVDAWDSALADAKRVFVSLAKQGIHLQMVNMGGGFPTKYLRDVPSAEAYGKSIYQALRTHFGNQIPQTIIEPGRGMVGNAGVIKAEVVLISKKSDNDDARWVFLDIGKFGGLAETMDEAIRYPIRTDHDGDEMEPCVIAGPTCDSADVLYEKNLYPLPISLSIGDEVLIEGTGAYTTTYSAVAFNGFEPLKAYVI, encoded by the coding sequence ATGACCACCCAGCGCATCCGCGACTTTCTCGCAACCCGACGTCCCGACGGTCCCTGCCTCGTAGTTGACCTCGACGTCGTTCGCGACAATTTCCACGCCTTCCGTCACGCCATGCCGGACAGCGCCATCTACTACGCCGTCAAGGCCAATCCGGCCCCGGAAGTGCTGAAGCTGCTTGCAGGCCTCGGCTCCAATTTCGATTGCGCATCCGTTGCCGAAATCGAAATGGCGCTCGAAGCCGGTGCGACCGCCGCTCGCATCTCCTTTGGCAATACGATCAAGAAGGAACGCGACGTTGCCCGCGCGCATGCGCTCGGCGTCAGCCTCTTTGCTGTCGACAGCCACGAGGAAGTCGAGAAGATCTCGCGCGCCGCTCCCGGCGCCCGCGTCTTCTGCCGCGTGCTGACGGATGGCGAAGGTGCTGAATGGCCGCTGTCGCGCAAGTTCGGCTGCGTTCCGCAGATGGCTGTCGACGTCCTCGTCTACGCCCATCAGCTTGGCCTGCAGTCCTACGGCGTCTCGTTCCATGTCGGTTCGCAGATGACCAAGGTCGATGCCTGGGATTCGGCTCTTGCCGATGCCAAGCGCGTCTTCGTATCGCTTGCCAAGCAGGGCATCCACCTGCAGATGGTCAACATGGGCGGCGGCTTCCCGACCAAGTACCTGCGCGACGTTCCGTCCGCAGAAGCTTACGGCAAGTCGATCTACCAGGCACTGCGCACGCATTTCGGCAACCAGATCCCGCAGACGATCATCGAGCCGGGCCGCGGCATGGTCGGCAATGCCGGCGTCATCAAGGCAGAAGTCGTGCTGATTTCGAAGAAGTCGGACAATGACGATGCCCGTTGGGTATTCCTCGACATCGGCAAGTTCGGCGGTCTCGCAGAGACAATGGACGAAGCCATCCGCTATCCGATCCGCACGGATCACGACGGCGACGAGATGGAACCCTGCGTCATCGCCGGCCCTACCTGCGATTCGGCCGACGTGCTCTACGAGAAGAACCTCTATCCGCTGCCGATCTCCCTTTCGATCGGCGACGAGGTCCTGATCGAAGGCACCGGTGCCTATACGACCACCTATTCGGCAGTCGCTTTCAACGGTTTCGAACCGCTGAAGGCCTACGTCATCTAA
- the cysE gene encoding serine O-acetyltransferase, which translates to MSKSTGLGLAEQQPQPLDGASVWAVIRTEAIALAAREPILQQLLAVQITDVAGNKEIIAHVLAARLSVTQVATGDLFDLILSTLADDIMRKIEADLAAVRERDPACTTFLHALLNLKGFHALQTHRIAHALWNAGRPEIATWLANLASLVFGPDIHPAARIGASIMLDHGSGIVIGETAVIEDEVSILQNVTLGGTGKETGDRHPKIRHGVMIGAGAKILGNIEIGAFSKVAAGSVVLKPVPEHCTVAGVPATLVRVHRADEIPAETMDQNI; encoded by the coding sequence ATGTCGAAATCGACCGGCCTCGGTTTGGCCGAGCAACAGCCGCAGCCTTTGGACGGCGCATCCGTCTGGGCCGTCATCCGCACCGAGGCAATCGCGCTTGCCGCCCGCGAGCCGATTTTGCAGCAACTGCTTGCGGTGCAAATAACGGATGTTGCAGGCAACAAAGAAATCATCGCCCATGTGCTGGCCGCGCGGCTTTCCGTGACGCAGGTGGCAACGGGCGATCTGTTCGATCTCATCCTGTCCACGCTTGCTGATGACATCATGCGGAAGATCGAGGCTGATCTCGCAGCCGTGCGTGAGCGCGATCCGGCCTGCACGACATTTCTGCACGCGCTCCTGAATCTCAAGGGGTTTCATGCGCTGCAGACCCACCGCATCGCCCACGCCCTCTGGAACGCCGGCCGGCCGGAAATCGCCACCTGGCTCGCCAATCTCGCCTCGCTGGTCTTCGGCCCGGATATCCATCCGGCCGCACGCATCGGTGCTTCCATCATGCTCGACCACGGCTCGGGCATCGTCATCGGCGAAACGGCGGTGATCGAGGATGAGGTATCGATCCTGCAGAACGTCACGCTCGGCGGCACCGGCAAGGAGACCGGCGATCGCCACCCAAAGATACGCCATGGCGTGATGATCGGCGCGGGCGCCAAGATCCTCGGCAATATCGAAATTGGCGCCTTCAGCAAGGTCGCAGCCGGCAGCGTCGTGCTGAAGCCCGTTCCCGAACATTGCACGGTCGCCGGCGTACCGGCAACGCTCGTGCGCGTCCACCGCGCCGACGAAATCCCGGCCGAGACGATGGACCAGAACATTTAG
- a CDS encoding GNAT family N-acetyltransferase yields the protein MDDIPIEPEVVVLTADHMQAAAGIRRVSLWQRLPWLPDLHTAEEEEQYWRMHLLPNCTILGAAFENRLVGVIAYGDGWIEQLYVLPDFQGLGIGSLLLGRAKQEMNEIRLWTFQRNAGARGFYERHGFVAEEETDGADNEEREPDVRYHGRRLPELTPALQPSSG from the coding sequence ATGGACGACATCCCGATCGAGCCGGAAGTCGTGGTGCTCACCGCCGACCACATGCAAGCCGCAGCCGGAATCAGACGTGTCTCCCTGTGGCAACGACTGCCTTGGCTGCCGGATCTGCACACGGCTGAAGAGGAAGAGCAGTACTGGCGCATGCATCTGCTGCCGAACTGTACGATCCTTGGCGCCGCCTTTGAAAACCGGCTCGTCGGTGTCATCGCCTATGGCGACGGCTGGATAGAGCAGCTTTACGTTCTCCCCGATTTCCAGGGTTTGGGCATCGGCTCCCTGCTCCTCGGCCGCGCCAAGCAGGAGATGAACGAGATCAGGCTCTGGACGTTTCAGCGCAATGCGGGCGCACGTGGCTTCTACGAGCGGCACGGTTTTGTCGCCGAGGAGGAGACCGACGGCGCCGATAATGAGGAAAGAGAGCCGGATGTGCGCTATCATGGGCGCAGGCTTCCGGAGCTGACGCCGGCCCTGCAACCGTCCAGCGGCTAG
- a CDS encoding GNAT family N-acetyltransferase, whose amino-acid sequence MRDLANFKGCPAPKPVTLKGRFVTVEPYRRAEHLEALWDGLGGMGINPLLLYFAQDDFSGIEDFANWLETVYTKSGWLTHIFRDNATGKILGMANYMRADPANGVVEIGGVAHGSEMKRSPLSTEVHYLMAKHVFEDLGYRRYEWKCDNNNEASKTTAARYGFSFEGVFRQHMISKRRNRDTAWFSMIDTEWPLINDAFETWLSPENFDAAGNQIRRLQDIRADLEKERLA is encoded by the coding sequence ATGCGCGATCTTGCAAATTTCAAGGGCTGCCCGGCGCCGAAGCCGGTCACGCTGAAGGGCCGTTTCGTTACTGTCGAACCCTATCGGCGCGCCGAACATCTCGAAGCGTTGTGGGACGGGCTTGGCGGCATGGGCATCAACCCGTTGCTTCTCTATTTTGCGCAGGACGATTTCTCCGGCATCGAGGATTTCGCCAACTGGCTTGAAACCGTCTACACCAAGTCTGGCTGGCTCACCCATATCTTCCGCGACAATGCCACCGGCAAGATTCTGGGCATGGCGAACTACATGCGAGCCGACCCGGCAAACGGCGTCGTCGAGATCGGCGGGGTAGCGCACGGATCCGAGATGAAGCGTTCGCCTCTGTCGACCGAAGTGCATTATCTGATGGCCAAGCATGTCTTCGAGGATCTCGGCTACCGCCGCTACGAATGGAAATGCGACAATAACAACGAGGCGAGCAAGACGACGGCCGCCCGTTACGGCTTCAGCTTCGAAGGGGTCTTCCGCCAGCACATGATCTCCAAGCGTCGCAACCGTGACACTGCCTGGTTCTCGATGATCGATACGGAATGGCCACTGATCAACGATGCCTTCGAAACCTGGCTTTCGCCGGAAAATTTCGACGCCGCCGGCAACCAGATCCGCCGCCTGCAAGATATTCGTGCCGATCTGGAAAAGGAAAGGCTCGCGTGA